DNA sequence from the Lysinibacillus sp. OF-1 genome:
TATTGTGTCTCCATTACCTAATGGGTAAGGAATCTCATGTTTTAATCTATTTTTTACCCGCTTATTCGCTTTTTTTAAGCCAACACCATTAACCGAATCTATATCCTCTAAATACCAAATTCCAGCTACACAATTTAGTACAGCATGCTCATAATTCACAAGAGATTCATACTCTGTTCCACTTAAATCAATATCCGCCTTGTGTTCAGCTGAACTTTTTCCAATAAGCAATGAAATTTGATCGCCAAGTTCCCATTCATCTATTTCTACTCCACGTTCATTAAGAAGAACAAGCTTTGAAATGTCCTTCTTAGCCATCACTTGAGTGATTGCCTTGGCTTCGTATTTAAGCGATACGTATATAATGGCGAGTATGACTATTACCGTCCCAATAACGAATTTCAAAAGGACATCCTGATTCATCACAAAAACATATAAAATGAAAAAGAAGGCGATTGTGACAATAATGATATCGATAATTTTTATAAACATTTTTTTTCGTGTATTTCCACTGTAAGCATCAGCTGAAAATGGCTCATACATATAATCACACTCCTCTCTTTTTGCCATAGCTTATTTATTAAAAAAACGTTCAAATAAATCCGTTGTATCCAATGGATTTTTCTTCGTTTTTTTATGAAGCGTTGAGGACATCTCCTTTGTTTTAGGATTGAAGCCAAAGAAATGTTCAAAGTTTTTTTCAATATTATTCATATTAAAATCTGGCTTTTTCTCTGTAGACTGATGTCCGTTTGAATGCTTTTCATTTTGTTGTTCATTTTGCCAGCTGGTACCTTTGCCATCGAGACGGGCATCGTAAGTCTCTTTCAGCGCTGGATCTTTAAGCACCTTATATGCCTCTTGAACCTCTAAAAAAATTTTCTCTGACTCTTGATTTCCACCACTCACATCAGGGTGATGCTTTTTGGAAAGCTTTCGATAAGCTAATTTTATTTGCTCTTGTGTTGCATTTCGGTCTATACCCAATGTTTCATAATGCGTTTTCATGTTTTCAACCCCAATTTAGGATTATTAAAAATAATCTAAGGAACTATAAAAGTTCCTTAGATATAGTAGTGTTTTATCGTGCTGCAATCTTAGACAGCGTAGCCGCCTTCGATTTTTGCCAATTCTGTTTTGTCTTTCTTTTGCTTAATAAATAAGAAGAACTCACCAATACCTTCAGTGTCACCATATCTTTCTGTATAGTCCACAACGAAAGCATTTGGGAAATGAATTTTTCTTACTACTTGATCAGCTGAGATCACTTCAAGTGTCACTTTGCGGTAGCAATCAGCTTTTTCAGCTGGTACTAATGACCATAATCCTAATTTCATCGTATCATCAGAATTATCACCATCAGTGGCAGTTAAAATTTTACCTTTTACTTTTAAAGTTGCCCCAACATCTGTAGAGCGCGCGTTAGAATCATTCGGTGTATCTGTCTCGTATTCGACAGTCATGATGCTTTCTAACCCTAATTCAATTGCTTCTGATCCTTCTACTTTTAATACAAAACCCATTTTTAGTACCTCCTAAATTTTGTTGAATCGTAACTTCTGACTGTTCTAATGAAATAAATTTAAGTACAGCTATTCATTTCACAGTGCCATGTTTCATACCGACACGATGAAATATGTAATATTTTTCATTTTAGCAATTAGTCGTTCGATTCATATTTATGTTAAAAGATTTATGAATGATAAATCTTAAACACCCTACTTAAATAATTGAAAATGGTGATAAATAAATTGTTAGGCTTTAACAGCACTTGTCCCTTTAGTAATCGTGACCTCAAGATTTTTAACATTACCGTTAAATACAAGATCGATCTGACATAAGCTTGTTTTCTCATCAATGATATAGCCAATATCATCTCCGTCATGAATGATAGAGTTTACATGACCTTTATCATTCAGCCACTTACTTTTTTGACTACTTGGATTATTACTAAAGAAGCGAACGATATTCTCGTGCTTAAAGTCACCAGATTGGAATCGAAGTATTCTTTCAATATACGTACTAACTTGCGTTTTATAGATTGAATCGAATCCATCTTCTTCCATTGCTAGACTTCTTGCTTTATAAACAGTAATACGTCTAATATCTTTATCCTGTAGTTGGGCATTTTCGGAAGAGAATACAAAACCGAAGCTTCTGCTGTTAATAGCGTCTTTAATATTATTCGTAAAACCTGAAATTTCCTTCGCCATCGTAGTTACAGCTCTAAGTGAGTTGTCTCCGGCTTCAATATCAAATCGAACTCCAGGGTAATTACGTTTTACATTTTTAAATGATTCCTTTAAATACTCTGGGCATTGGTAGGCGGAAACGATACCTGCTGCTACATAGCTAGCACCTACATAAACGCCTTCTATCCAAAGCTTTAAAATATCTTCCTTTTCTTTCGATAGACGAGCTCCATTTTCGGTAGTATGCATTCTCGTATCAATAACTACGCCTGATTTATCTTTTGGAATAATCGTAAAGTTTGGTAGGCATGGTATCGCGAACTCACTAAATTCTTTTCTGACAAGAACTGAGCATTTATCGATCAGGCGATCAATCCCAGCAGTTGCGATGCCGTTGAAGGTAGTTTCTTCTTCAGCCATAAAGTTAAAGAAAATTTGAACCTTGTAATCTTTTACCGTATCTAAGAGGATTGATAAAG
Encoded proteins:
- a CDS encoding J domain-containing protein → MKTHYETLGIDRNATQEQIKLAYRKLSKKHHPDVSGGNQESEKIFLEVQEAYKVLKDPALKETYDARLDGKGTSWQNEQQNEKHSNGHQSTEKKPDFNMNNIEKNFEHFFGFNPKTKEMSSTLHKKTKKNPLDTTDLFERFFNK
- a CDS encoding FHA domain-containing protein; protein product: MYEPFSADAYSGNTRKKMFIKIIDIIIVTIAFFFILYVFVMNQDVLLKFVIGTVIVILAIIYVSLKYEAKAITQVMAKKDISKLVLLNERGVEIDEWELGDQISLLIGKSSAEHKADIDLSGTEYESLVNYEHAVLNCVAGIWYLEDIDSVNGVGLKKANKRVKNRLKHEIPYPLGNGDTIYIANTRILVK